One segment of Macaca fascicularis isolate 582-1 chromosome 2, T2T-MFA8v1.1 DNA contains the following:
- the LOC102144005 gene encoding LOW QUALITY PROTEIN: FYVE, RhoGEF and PH domain-containing protein 5-like (The sequence of the model RefSeq protein was modified relative to this genomic sequence to represent the inferred CDS: inserted 6 bases in 5 codons; deleted 1 base in 1 codon), whose translation MFRGPKPPIAPKPRLTAPNEWRASVYLNDSLNKCRNRRLLCVDRGLDEGPRSIPKCSESETDEDYIVVPRALLREDEPKDGGSAGNAALVSPEASGEEEEECEEGGEACGLEGTGAGEDSAVTAALAAVSLSREGEEGTDFAPEDQGEGCGHKLGTQEQVSGSEEEEKLVQPHRECSLEDGDSWAGEAVFQSDLLPHIHGEEHEPPKTPQEAEEDDEEGYASTDPAGADEGLGPDRPTEDMGQDAEEASKEPPEKELAMGVQEAEMATDCPEVLEEGWEEATGVTAGEQVYFSEPPDHEEETNQKVAAATLEDRAQDEPAEESCQIILFQNNCMDNFXSLTGSPYEFFPTESTCFYSESCSLSESMKGLESEQAPKLGLCAEEDPVVGALCGQHGSLQDGAAEDPTAPDVVVLLKEKAMDDTLASLYVMGVGLPGGRGEEEDLAAPGGGQAALDTLGGYGSKEEMNCEAEGSLVSVDRKNIGTRAWPHFGKGAETIPETAPKETRSEVGSSAPVIRGAAEEAGNXLLSLEGKPLEASRALPLKPRAFTLYPRLFSMEGQEIPVPVSVNWEPGGSGLDDHRIKRKEELCXLSGSFSQRNHLLSSGTSTPSSMVDIPPPFDLACITIKPITKSSPLLLIKSDFSDKCKKKSSFKRFLALMFKKKMESKLHVKVSSSRSSSESSCHGPSRILEVDQRNPSNSPQLKSQTGKLRASESPSSLIFYRDGKRKGXPFSRTVSRVKPFKDRSRPPFLPLPLAKPPSVSFPSTDTSDYENIPAMNLDYKNIQILPRRPXRAGMLRKLFEDQSRSLSTAYENDGYMDMSSFSAFESKQQSMGQHAERYLTFYFLSCLVAVTIQKAAWVWGTDGLAFQPQALFPTSCIDLG comes from the exons ATGTTCAGGGGTCCGAAGCCCCCCATTGCCCCCAAGCCCAGGCTGACTGCCCCAAACGAGTGGAGAGCCAGTGTGTACCTGAATGACAGCTTGAACAAATGCCGCAACAGGCGGCTGCTCTGTGTAGACAGGGGGCTTGATGAAGGGCCCCGGTCCATCCCGAAGTGCTCTGAGTCAGAGACTGACGAGGATTACATCGTAGTCCCCAGGGCTCTGCTGAGGGAGGATGAACCCAAGGATGGGGGCAGTGCAGGGAATGCAGCCCTGGtgtctcctgaggcctctggggaagaggaagaggagtgtGAGGAGGGAGGTGAGGCATGTGGCCTGGAGGGGACGGGAGCTGGTGAGGACTCAGCAGTGACTGCTGCCCTAGCTGCAGTATCACTGAGCAGGGAGGGTGAGGAAGGCACAGACTTCGCTCCTGAGGACCAAGGAGAGGGCTGTGGCCATAAGCTAGGGACACAGGAGCAGGTGTCCGGaagtgaggaggaagagaagctgGTGCAGCCACACAGGGAGTGCAGCCTGGAGGACGGTGATTCTTGGGCTGGAGAGGCAGTCTTCCAGAGTGACCTCCTGCCTCACATCCATGGAGAGGAGCACGAGCCCCCCAAGAccccccaggaggcagaggaggatgaTGAGGAAGGCTATGCCAGCACAGACCCAGCAGGGGCAGATGAGGGTTTGGGTCCTGACAGGCCCACGGAGGACATGGGACAGGATGCTGAGGAAGCCAGCAAGGAGCCTCCTGAGAAGGAGCTGGCCATGGgggtccaggaggcagagatggccaCAGACTGCCCTGAGGTTCTTGAGGAGGGATGGGAAGAAGCCACAGGTGTCACAGCTGGGGAGCAGGTTTACTTCAGTGAACCACCTGACCACGAGGAGGAAACCAACCAAAAAGTGGCAGCTGCCACCCTGGAGGACCGTGCACAGGATGAGCCTGCCGAGGAGAGCTGCCAGATCATCCTTTTCCAGAACAACTGCATGGACAACT TTTCCCTCACAGGAAGCCCCTATGAGTTCTTCCCAACGGAGAGCACCTGTTTTTATAGTGAGAGCTGTTCTCTTTCTGAGTCAATGAAAGGCTTAGAATCAGAGCAGGCACCAAAGTTGGGGCTGTGTGCGGAGGAGGACCCTGTGGTCGGGGCTTTGTGTGGCCAGCATGGCTCCCTGCAAGATGGAGCGGCAGAGGATCCTACAGCCCCTGATGTGGTGGTCCTGCTGAAGGAGAAG gccaTGGATGACACGCTGGCCAGCCTGTATGTGATGGGAGTGGGCCTgccaggaggaagaggggaggaggagga TCTGGCAGCCCCTGGAGGAGGGCAGGCTGCATTGGACACCCTGGGTGGTTATGgctcaaaagaagaaatgaactGTGAAGCAGAAGGTAGCCTGGTCTCCGTGGACAGGAAGAACATTGGCACAAGGGCCTGGCCCCACTTTGGGAAGGGGGCC GAAACCATCCCAGAAACTGCCCCCAAAGAAACCAGATCTGAGGTAGGTTCCTCAGCCCCTGTCATCAGAGGTGCTGCAGAGGAGGCAGGAA AGCTTTTGTCACTGGAAGGGAAGCCCCTGGAAGCCAGCAGGGCCTTGCCATTGAAGCCCAGGGCCTTCACTTTATACCCTCGGTTGTTCTCCATGGAAGGCCAAGAGATTCCTGTTCCCGTCTCTGTGAACTGGGAGCCAGGAGGATCAGGGTTAGATGACCACAGgataaagaggaaagaggaactCTG CCTGTCTGGGAGTTTCTCCCAGAGAAACCACCTTCTGTCCAGTGGCACCTCCACGCCTTCTTCCATGGTCGACATCCCACCTCCTTTTGACCTGGCCTGCATCACCATTAAGCCCATCACAAAGAGTTCTCCCTTGCTCCTGATCAAGAGCGACTTCTCAGACAAGTGCAAGAAGAAGTCATCCTTTAAGCGGTTCCTGGCACTGATGTTTAAGAAGAAGATggagag TAAATTGCACGTGAAGGTGTCTTCCTCCAGGTCCTCTTCAGAATCCAGCTGCCATGGGCCTTCCAGGATTCTGGAAGTTGACCAGAGAAACCCCAGTAACTCCCCTCAGCTTAAGTCTCAGACTGGGAAGCTCCGGGCTTCTGAAtccccctcctccctcatctTTTATAGAGATGGCAAGAGGAAAG TCCCCTTCAGCAGGACGGTGTCCAGAGTGAAGCCCTTCAAAGACCGCTCCCGGCCGCCCTTCCTGCCCTTGCCACTGGCCAAGCCACCATCTGTCTCCTTCCCCAGCACTGACACTTCAGACTATGAGAACATTCCAGCCATGAACTTGGACTACAAGAATATCCAGATTCTGCCCCGGAGGC GCAGGGCTGGCATGCTCAGGAAGCTGTTTGAAGATCAGAGCAGATCCCTGTCCACAGCATATGAAAACGATGGCTACATGGACATGAGCAGCTTCAGTGCCTTCGAGAGCAAACAGCAGAGCATGGGCCAGCACGCAGAAAGGTACCTGACAttctatttcctttcttgtttgGTAGCTGTAACTATTCAAAAGGCAGCATGGGTGTGGGGGACAGATGGACTTGCTTTCCAGCCTCAGGCTCTGTTCCCCACTAGCTGCATTGACCTGGGGTGA